From a region of the Agrobacterium tumefaciens genome:
- a CDS encoding glycosyltransferase family 25 protein — MHILQTSRKKLAVFLINMDGAKKRLEDMTSRLEAAGLTADRIPGVNGRELNYPIPEFSEISYMLMHGRRTSPPEIGCYLSHIACVRKFLETDADLALILEDDVAFESDFVESLDQASLFGNDWDLLRLTTVSNGRKFPFRTLPNGRSLAIALTREKGSGAYLVNRKAASWISRLVPMRLAYDIAFDLEYLSGIKAAFIAPLCATQDADGESQIQNNLRIYRLPRWRYFTVLPYRAYLETSRFIVRSVRLAFAKLSVALERGKSVRKGLTG; from the coding sequence TTGCACATATTGCAGACAAGCAGGAAAAAGCTCGCGGTTTTCCTCATCAATATGGATGGTGCGAAAAAACGCCTTGAGGATATGACGTCCCGCCTCGAGGCTGCTGGACTGACTGCGGACCGTATTCCCGGCGTTAACGGCAGGGAACTGAACTATCCCATCCCGGAATTCAGCGAAATCTCCTATATGCTGATGCACGGTCGCCGCACCTCGCCACCGGAAATCGGTTGTTATCTCAGCCACATCGCCTGCGTCCGCAAGTTTCTCGAAACTGACGCTGATCTCGCCTTGATCCTGGAAGATGACGTCGCCTTCGAATCTGACTTCGTGGAATCGCTCGATCAGGCATCTCTCTTCGGCAATGACTGGGATTTGTTGCGCCTGACCACCGTCAGCAATGGGCGGAAATTTCCGTTCCGCACACTTCCCAATGGTCGCTCGCTGGCGATCGCACTGACGCGGGAAAAGGGATCGGGCGCCTATCTCGTCAATCGCAAAGCGGCAAGCTGGATATCAAGGCTGGTGCCCATGCGGCTCGCCTACGATATTGCCTTCGATCTGGAATATCTTTCCGGCATCAAGGCCGCGTTCATCGCACCGCTTTGTGCGACGCAGGATGCGGACGGCGAAAGCCAGATTCAGAACAATCTGCGCATTTATCGCCTGCCGCGATGGCGATATTTCACCGTGCTTCCTTACCGCGCCTACCTGGAAACAAGCCGATTCATCGTCCGGAGCGTTCGCCTGGCGTTTGCAAAACTTAGTGTTGCGCTGGAACGCGGAAAATCGGTCAGGAAAGGACTGACCGGCTAG
- a CDS encoding carboxymuconolactone decarboxylase family protein, which translates to MSTVEKHPNPETDPRVKAVFDDIRATRKSDFINNMWLYLAFDADLLEKTWAEVKAVMATPSALDPLVKEMLYIAVSVTNGCSYCAHSHTAAAKAKGMTSAEHADLLRVIALAAKTNQLATALQVPVDPAFDADKPA; encoded by the coding sequence ATGAGCACCGTAGAAAAACACCCAAATCCTGAAACAGATCCGCGCGTCAAAGCAGTCTTCGACGACATCCGTGCCACCCGGAAATCGGATTTCATCAACAATATGTGGCTCTATCTCGCCTTCGATGCCGACCTTCTGGAAAAGACCTGGGCCGAAGTGAAAGCGGTTATGGCGACGCCGTCGGCGCTCGACCCCCTCGTCAAGGAAATGCTTTACATCGCGGTTTCGGTGACCAATGGCTGCTCTTATTGTGCTCACTCGCATACGGCGGCGGCAAAAGCCAAGGGCATGACTTCCGCCGAACATGCGGATTTGCTGCGGGTGATTGCGCTTGCCGCCAAGACAAACCAGCTTGCGACGGCGCTGCAGGTGCCCGTTGACCCGGCCTTCGACGCAGATAAACCCGCCTGA
- the pncA gene encoding bifunctional nicotinamidase/pyrazinamidase, producing MKTLLLIDIQNGFCPGGNLAVADGDKVVPVANALIDNGGYDLIVASQDWHPENHGSFASQHPGKKPFDMGELSGKPQMMWPDHCVQGTADAEFHPDLKTEAFDYIQQKGENPAVDSYSAFRDNDQYAATGLADYLSRQGVTVLDICGLATDYCVSFSVLDAIDMLPGVKVRFIEDASRGIDPKGIKTAIASMQAKGATTIKSRDILRA from the coding sequence ATGAAGACTCTGTTGCTCATCGATATTCAGAACGGTTTTTGCCCCGGCGGTAATCTTGCCGTTGCTGATGGTGACAAGGTGGTCCCGGTCGCCAACGCCTTGATTGACAATGGCGGATATGACCTCATCGTCGCCTCGCAAGACTGGCATCCGGAAAACCATGGCAGTTTCGCGTCTCAACATCCCGGCAAAAAGCCCTTTGACATGGGTGAACTGTCCGGAAAACCGCAAATGATGTGGCCAGATCATTGTGTGCAGGGAACGGCGGACGCCGAATTCCATCCCGACCTGAAGACGGAAGCTTTCGACTATATCCAGCAGAAGGGCGAGAACCCTGCTGTCGACAGCTATTCCGCCTTTCGCGACAACGACCAGTATGCGGCAACCGGTCTTGCCGACTATCTCAGCCGCCAGGGCGTTACCGTACTGGATATCTGTGGCCTGGCGACGGACTATTGCGTCAGCTTCTCCGTTCTTGACGCCATCGACATGCTCCCTGGTGTCAAGGTTCGATTTATCGAGGACGCAAGTCGCGGAATTGACCCCAAAGGCATAAAGACCGCGATCGCCTCCATGCAGGCGAAGGGCGCAACGACCATTAAAAGCCGGGACATATTGCGCGCCTGA
- a CDS encoding UvrD-helicase domain-containing protein encodes MSNSFDDMPFFDEEPSEPRRQSPAAPSAGGLGIAARAMAARDQARPAPDYLSGLNPEQREAVETLDGPVLVLAGAGTGKTRVLTTRIAHILATGRAYPSQILAVTFTNKAAREMKERIGVLVGGAVEGMPWLGTFHSIGVKLLRRHAELVGLKTDFTILDTDDVVRLLKQLIQAEGLDDKRWPAKQFAGMIDNWKNKGLTPPDIPEGDSRAFANGKGRELYAAYQARLKTLNACDFGDLLLHPISIFRRHADILKDYHQKFRYILVDEYQDTNTAQYMWLRLLAQRAKGETQNVCCVGDDDQSIYGWRGAEVDNILRFDKDFPGAKVIKLERNYRSTEHILGAAGHLIAHNEGRLGKTLFTEKSSPDDEKVVVHAAWDSEEEARAVGEEIEQLQRKNHKLNDMAILVRASFQMREFEDRFVTLGLNYRVIGGPRFYERMEVRDAMAYFRMVCQPADDLAFERIVNTPKRGLGDTTIRALHDYARARDIPMLAAAADIIETDELKPKARKALFDVVQDFRRWQGLLENTEHTTLAEQILDESGYTAMWQADKSAEAPGRLENLKELIRSMEAFESMRGFLEHVALVMDAEQNEELDAISIMTLHSAKGLEFDTVFLPGWEEGLFPHQRALDEGGRSGLEEERRLAYVGITRAKKLCHIWFVSNRRIHGLWQSTLPSRFLDELPPAHVDVAASDSNYGGYGGRGGYGQSRFDKADPFANNYSTPGWKRAQQNRSDATRDNWGTRSGHAVERIGYGESGPRTRTIDGELVAKSVADTPSRFFVGDRVFHLKFGNGNIVAIEGNKLTIDFDRAGQKRVLDGFVEKA; translated from the coding sequence ATGAGCAACAGTTTCGACGATATGCCGTTCTTCGATGAAGAACCCTCCGAGCCACGCCGTCAGTCACCAGCAGCCCCCTCCGCTGGTGGACTGGGCATCGCTGCGCGCGCCATGGCAGCCCGCGATCAGGCTCGTCCCGCTCCCGATTATCTGTCCGGTCTCAACCCCGAACAGCGTGAAGCGGTGGAAACGCTGGATGGCCCGGTCCTCGTTCTGGCTGGCGCAGGCACCGGCAAGACCCGCGTTCTGACGACACGTATTGCCCATATTCTGGCAACCGGCAGAGCCTATCCAAGCCAGATCCTTGCGGTGACCTTCACCAACAAGGCCGCCCGCGAAATGAAGGAGCGTATTGGCGTTCTGGTCGGCGGTGCTGTCGAAGGCATGCCTTGGCTCGGCACCTTCCATTCCATCGGTGTGAAACTGTTGCGACGCCATGCCGAACTCGTAGGCTTGAAAACCGACTTCACCATTCTCGATACCGACGATGTCGTCAGACTTCTGAAGCAGCTTATTCAGGCCGAAGGTCTTGATGACAAGCGCTGGCCGGCAAAACAGTTCGCCGGCATGATCGACAACTGGAAGAACAAGGGGCTGACACCGCCGGATATCCCGGAAGGTGACAGCCGCGCGTTTGCGAATGGAAAAGGTCGTGAACTCTACGCTGCCTATCAGGCGCGATTGAAGACATTGAATGCCTGTGACTTCGGCGACCTTCTTCTGCATCCCATCAGCATCTTCCGTCGCCATGCGGATATCCTGAAGGATTATCACCAAAAGTTCCGATATATTCTCGTTGACGAGTATCAGGACACCAACACGGCCCAATATATGTGGCTGCGGCTGCTGGCGCAGCGCGCCAAGGGTGAGACGCAGAACGTTTGCTGCGTTGGCGACGACGACCAGTCGATCTATGGCTGGCGCGGTGCGGAAGTGGACAACATTCTGCGCTTCGACAAGGATTTTCCAGGCGCCAAGGTCATCAAGCTCGAACGCAACTATCGTTCGACCGAGCATATTCTGGGCGCAGCCGGGCATCTGATCGCCCACAATGAAGGCCGTCTCGGCAAGACGCTGTTCACCGAAAAAAGTAGCCCGGATGACGAAAAGGTCGTCGTGCACGCAGCCTGGGACTCGGAAGAGGAAGCCCGTGCGGTTGGCGAGGAAATCGAGCAGCTTCAGCGCAAGAACCACAAACTCAACGACATGGCGATCCTGGTCCGAGCCTCGTTCCAGATGCGCGAATTCGAAGACCGCTTTGTGACGCTTGGCTTGAACTATCGCGTCATCGGCGGCCCGCGCTTCTATGAGCGCATGGAGGTTCGCGATGCCATGGCCTATTTCCGGATGGTCTGCCAGCCGGCGGATGATCTTGCCTTCGAACGGATCGTCAACACGCCCAAACGTGGCCTTGGCGACACGACGATCCGCGCGCTTCACGATTATGCCCGCGCCCGCGACATCCCGATGCTGGCGGCAGCAGCCGATATCATTGAAACCGATGAGTTGAAGCCTAAAGCACGCAAAGCGCTGTTCGATGTCGTACAGGATTTCCGCCGCTGGCAGGGCTTGCTGGAAAACACCGAACATACAACGCTTGCCGAGCAGATCCTCGACGAAAGCGGCTACACGGCCATGTGGCAGGCGGATAAATCCGCGGAAGCGCCGGGCCGGCTCGAAAACCTCAAGGAACTGATCCGTTCCATGGAGGCCTTCGAAAGCATGCGTGGCTTCCTCGAACATGTCGCTCTCGTCATGGATGCCGAGCAGAACGAAGAGCTCGACGCCATTTCCATCATGACGTTGCACTCGGCCAAGGGGCTGGAATTCGACACTGTCTTCCTGCCTGGCTGGGAAGAAGGACTGTTCCCGCACCAGCGCGCCCTCGACGAAGGCGGTCGCTCCGGTCTGGAGGAAGAACGGCGCCTTGCTTATGTCGGCATCACCCGCGCCAAGAAACTCTGCCACATCTGGTTCGTCTCGAACCGGCGCATTCATGGCCTGTGGCAATCCACCCTGCCCTCGCGTTTTCTCGACGAATTGCCTCCGGCGCATGTCGATGTTGCCGCTTCCGACAGCAATTACGGAGGATATGGCGGGCGCGGTGGCTATGGCCAGTCACGCTTCGACAAGGCAGATCCCTTCGCGAACAACTATTCCACACCGGGCTGGAAACGTGCCCAGCAGAACCGGTCCGATGCCACCCGTGACAATTGGGGCACGCGGTCCGGGCATGCGGTCGAGCGCATCGGCTACGGCGAAAGTGGTCCTCGCACCCGCACCATCGACGGTGAACTGGTGGCGAAATCTGTCGCAGACACGCCATCCAGATTTTTTGTTGGGGACCGTGTGTTCCATCTCAAATTCGGCAATGGCAATATTGTCGCGATAGAGGGGAACAAACTGACGATCGATTTTGACCGCGCCGGACAAAAGCGTGTCCTGGATGGGTTTGTGGAAAAAGCATGA
- a CDS encoding DUF2778 domain-containing protein, whose translation MAFSAAAYSGSGLAGVSSAKRGKSSSLGRISALLAGGAFAGLCAITAFASLHTMAAASHGVGNFEKTLVARLGSAETAIVETAERNIHVRKFSRLNDQGHGNEKAQRLASLAPQINSKEFADRFGVAANAKAQAHVREVAALKPAAIVDSALGRTSEVAYRGPVAEHPAFEVALARPQIEEEASTVLPNDVPLPSFRPELAAAETVEPSPRPALPKTQDQSSQIAEVPVPARAPAQPKQSTGAMLAFAKPDNPVREPSKMDAVPWPDRGGGTAIYDISSGVVHMPNGEKLEAHSGIGKMRDNPEYVHVKMRGSTPPSSYKLTMREALFHGVEAIRLTPENGVNPHGRNGLLAHTYMLAKRGESNGCVVFRDYSRFLAAFKRGEVKRMVVVPKLNGNRPTLASTGGNGGAKSGKTLLDMFSRGSDS comes from the coding sequence ATGGCGTTTTCTGCTGCAGCCTATAGTGGCTCCGGCCTTGCCGGTGTGTCTTCCGCCAAGAGAGGTAAATCCTCGTCTCTTGGCCGTATTTCGGCCCTCCTTGCCGGCGGAGCATTTGCAGGTCTGTGTGCGATCACGGCCTTTGCGTCTCTGCATACCATGGCGGCTGCCTCACATGGTGTCGGCAACTTCGAAAAGACACTTGTTGCCCGGCTGGGATCGGCCGAAACCGCAATTGTCGAGACCGCGGAACGGAACATTCACGTCCGCAAATTTTCCCGCCTGAATGATCAGGGCCATGGCAATGAAAAGGCGCAGCGTCTTGCGAGCCTGGCGCCTCAGATCAATTCGAAGGAATTTGCCGACCGTTTCGGTGTCGCCGCCAACGCGAAAGCGCAGGCGCATGTCCGAGAGGTTGCTGCTCTGAAACCGGCAGCCATCGTCGATTCTGCCCTGGGTCGGACCTCTGAAGTCGCTTATCGCGGTCCTGTCGCCGAACACCCTGCCTTTGAGGTTGCTCTGGCACGGCCGCAGATCGAAGAAGAAGCGAGCACTGTGCTTCCCAACGATGTTCCGTTGCCAAGTTTCCGGCCGGAACTGGCTGCTGCGGAAACTGTCGAACCGTCGCCACGTCCGGCTTTGCCGAAAACCCAGGATCAGTCCTCACAAATTGCCGAGGTGCCGGTGCCGGCCCGTGCCCCCGCTCAGCCGAAGCAGAGTACGGGTGCGATGCTTGCCTTCGCAAAGCCCGACAATCCGGTGCGTGAGCCCAGCAAGATGGATGCTGTTCCGTGGCCGGATCGCGGCGGTGGAACGGCTATCTACGATATCTCTTCCGGTGTCGTGCATATGCCGAATGGTGAGAAGCTCGAAGCGCACTCTGGTATCGGCAAGATGCGCGACAATCCTGAGTATGTTCACGTGAAGATGCGTGGTTCCACGCCGCCATCCAGCTACAAGCTGACCATGCGCGAAGCGTTGTTTCATGGTGTGGAAGCCATTCGCCTGACGCCGGAAAACGGTGTCAATCCACACGGCCGCAACGGTCTGCTGGCGCATACGTACATGCTGGCGAAACGTGGTGAATCGAATGGTTGCGTCGTGTTCCGCGATTACTCACGCTTCCTCGCAGCGTTCAAGCGCGGTGAGGTGAAGCGCATGGTCGTGGTGCCGAAGCTGAACGGCAACCGCCCCACACTGGCCAGCACCGGTGGTAACGGCGGAGCGAAAAGCGGCAAGACCTTGCTCGACATGTTCTCGCGTGGGTCGGACTCCTGA
- a CDS encoding DMT family transporter has protein sequence MILWIAMAFTGGLFVALSRQINGRLSLSNSPLIASFWNHIVGFVVLTIIGLIFGGLIPPGAADAPWLAFIGGPIGVVFIASGSWLIPRIGAVNTALLVISGQMVSGVLLDLFSENPPNIWPSALGILLILGGMMLTQRRGK, from the coding sequence ATGATCCTCTGGATAGCGATGGCTTTCACGGGCGGGCTTTTCGTGGCACTGAGCCGCCAGATCAACGGTCGGCTCAGCCTTTCCAACTCACCACTGATTGCATCGTTCTGGAACCATATCGTCGGCTTTGTTGTGCTGACGATCATCGGGCTGATCTTTGGCGGTCTGATCCCGCCGGGTGCAGCCGATGCACCTTGGCTCGCCTTTATCGGGGGGCCGATCGGCGTGGTTTTCATCGCATCGGGAAGCTGGCTCATCCCCCGTATCGGCGCAGTCAACACCGCCCTGCTGGTCATCAGCGGTCAGATGGTCTCAGGTGTTTTGCTGGATCTTTTCAGTGAGAACCCACCGAATATATGGCCAAGCGCACTCGGTATCCTGCTGATCCTGGGTGGAATGATGCTGACCCAGCGGCGCGGCAAGTAA
- a CDS encoding AzlC family ABC transporter permease, with protein sequence MFDADFREGLRNGLPIGLSAAPFGALFGAVAVDNGLSVVEATIMSGTVYAGASQLVGIELFGQKVAPWLIVLSVFAVNFRHILYSAAIAKMIAHWSFAQKTAGFFLLVDPQFAEAVRRYENGQTLGFSWYVGFATPVYVFWLAMTIIGASLGNLIGDPKAIGLDVLLPIYFMGMVLSFRTRANFYPVMLASAVGATAAYHFVGSPWHVSLGALVGILVAVLCPPSPDTSGANEGENR encoded by the coding sequence ATGTTTGACGCAGATTTTCGCGAAGGCCTTCGAAACGGCCTTCCGATTGGCCTTTCCGCCGCGCCCTTCGGTGCTCTTTTTGGCGCCGTTGCTGTGGACAATGGTCTGAGCGTGGTCGAGGCAACCATTATGAGCGGCACCGTTTATGCGGGTGCCAGCCAGCTTGTCGGCATAGAACTGTTCGGCCAGAAGGTTGCGCCGTGGTTGATCGTGCTCTCGGTTTTTGCGGTCAACTTCCGTCATATCCTCTATTCCGCGGCCATCGCGAAGATGATTGCGCACTGGAGCTTTGCCCAAAAGACGGCAGGCTTTTTCCTTCTCGTCGACCCGCAATTCGCCGAAGCCGTCAGGCGGTATGAAAACGGTCAGACGCTTGGATTTTCCTGGTATGTTGGTTTTGCCACGCCAGTCTATGTATTCTGGCTTGCAATGACGATCATTGGCGCATCGCTCGGCAACCTGATCGGCGATCCCAAGGCCATTGGCCTGGATGTCCTCCTGCCGATCTACTTCATGGGCATGGTCCTGAGCTTCAGAACACGCGCCAATTTTTACCCCGTCATGTTGGCAAGCGCGGTCGGAGCCACGGCTGCCTATCATTTCGTTGGATCACCCTGGCATGTCAGCCTTGGAGCGCTCGTCGGCATCCTCGTTGCAGTTCTCTGCCCGCCGTCGCCGGACACGAGCGGCGCGAACGAGGGAGAAAACCGATGA
- a CDS encoding DMT family transporter, giving the protein MTDTTHPRLNPLHLAAAFASGCLLTLMVHFNGQLAHYGNALFSSWTAHGTGTVAALIYLAILRGRTEVDGTAKPKAPLWAYCGGVVGAAIVILTSTAVNSPLALSGTIALGLGGQVIFSLLADLLGLFGLPKRRPDMRDMAAVALILGGSALIILVGRAS; this is encoded by the coding sequence ATGACTGACACGACGCATCCCCGTCTCAATCCGCTCCACCTTGCTGCCGCTTTCGCCAGCGGTTGTCTTCTGACACTGATGGTGCACTTCAATGGCCAGCTTGCCCATTATGGAAACGCGCTGTTTTCGTCCTGGACAGCCCATGGCACCGGCACGGTAGCAGCATTGATCTATCTGGCGATCCTGCGTGGAAGGACCGAAGTGGACGGAACAGCCAAGCCGAAGGCACCGCTTTGGGCCTATTGTGGCGGTGTCGTCGGCGCGGCAATCGTCATACTCACCTCCACTGCCGTCAACTCGCCTCTGGCGCTGTCGGGCACTATCGCACTTGGGCTCGGCGGACAGGTGATTTTCAGTCTTCTGGCGGATCTCCTCGGTCTTTTCGGCCTTCCGAAACGACGCCCGGATATGCGCGACATGGCTGCTGTCGCGCTGATCCTCGGCGGCAGCGCGCTCATCATTCTTGTCGGGAGAGCATCATGA